One segment of Manihot esculenta cultivar AM560-2 chromosome 4, M.esculenta_v8, whole genome shotgun sequence DNA contains the following:
- the LOC110613735 gene encoding photosystem II stability/assembly factor HCF136, chloroplastic isoform X2 — MASSTSAFTAKILCFKRPHFSRLAPRASLHHHHHHFNRRHFLSQAATVSLPLFAPLIPQPANAEETLSEWERVYLPIDPGVVLLDIAFVPDELNHGFLLGTRQTILETKDGGNTWVSRSISSAEDEDFNYRFNSISFKGKEGWIVGKPAILLYTSDAGETWQRIPLSAQLPGDMVYIKATGEKSAEMVTDEGAIYITSNGGYNWRAAVQETVSATLNRTVSSGISGASYYTGTFNTVNRSPDGNYVAVSSRGNFYLTWEPGQPFWQPHNRAVARRIQNMGWRADGGLWLLVRGGGLYLSKGAGISEDFEEIPVQSRGFGILDVGYRSKEEAWAAGGSGVLLRTTNGGKSWTRDKAADNIAANLYSVNLS; from the exons ATGGCCTCTTCAACCTCTGCGTTCACAGCGAAGATTCTTTGCTTTAAGAGACCACACTTCTCTCGCTTAGCGCCCAGGGCCtctctccaccaccaccaccaccacttcAATCGCAGGCATTTCTTATCCCAAGCAGCCACCGTATCACTTCCCTTGTTTGCTCCTCTTATTCCCCAACCAGCCAATGCTGAAGAGACCCTGTCCGAGTGGGAAAGAGTCTACCTCCCCATCGATCCTGGTGTCGTCCTCCTCGACATCGCCTTCGTCCCCGATGAATTGAACCATG GTTTCCTGCTGGGGACCAGGCAAACCATTTTGGAGACTAAAGATGGTGGAAACACTTGGGTTTCGCGTTCAATATCATCAGCTGAAGATGAGGATTTCAACTATAGATTCAATTCTATTAGCTTCAAAGGAAAGGAAGGATGGATTGTTGGAAAACCAGCCATTTTGCTGTACACCTCGGACGCTGGAGAAACCTGGCAGAGAATACCTCTCAGTGCTCAGCTTCCCGGAGATATG GTATATATAAAAGCAACTGGAGAAAAAAGTGCAGAGATGGTGACTGACGAAGGAGCAATATATATCACATCAAATGGGGGTTATAACTGGAGGGCTGCAGTTCAGGAAACGGTTTCGGCAACTCTTAATAG AACAGTTTCTAGTGGTATTAGCGGTGCAAGTTACTATACAGGCACATTTAATACTGTGAATCGCTCTCCAGATGGAAACTATGTTGCTGTATCAAGCCGTGGTAACTTCTATTTGACTTGGGAACCAGGACAG CCATTCTGGCAGCCACATAatagagcagttgcaagaaggATTCAGAACATGGGATGGAGAGCTGATGGTGGTCTTTGGCTTCTTGTTCGTGGAGGGGGACTTTATCTTAGTAAAGGCGCTGGA ATATCAGAGGATTTTGAAGAAATTCCAGTGCAAAGTCGTGGTTTTGGCATTCTTGACGTCGGGTACCGGTCAAAG GAAGAGGCTTGGGCAGCAGGGGGCAGTGGAGTTCTATTAAGAACCACGAATGGTGGTAAATCATGGACTCGTGACAAAGCTGCTGACAATATCGCTGCAAATCTGTATTCAGTCAA cCTGTCATGA
- the LOC110613735 gene encoding photosystem II stability/assembly factor HCF136, chloroplastic isoform X1: protein MASSTSAFTAKILCFKRPHFSRLAPRASLHHHHHHFNRRHFLSQAATVSLPLFAPLIPQPANAEETLSEWERVYLPIDPGVVLLDIAFVPDELNHGFLLGTRQTILETKDGGNTWVSRSISSAEDEDFNYRFNSISFKGKEGWIVGKPAILLYTSDAGETWQRIPLSAQLPGDMVYIKATGEKSAEMVTDEGAIYITSNGGYNWRAAVQETVSATLNRTVSSGISGASYYTGTFNTVNRSPDGNYVAVSSRGNFYLTWEPGQPFWQPHNRAVARRIQNMGWRADGGLWLLVRGGGLYLSKGAGISEDFEEIPVQSRGFGILDVGYRSKEEAWAAGGSGVLLRTTNGGKSWTRDKAADNIAANLYSVKFIDERRGFVLGNDGVLLRYLG, encoded by the exons ATGGCCTCTTCAACCTCTGCGTTCACAGCGAAGATTCTTTGCTTTAAGAGACCACACTTCTCTCGCTTAGCGCCCAGGGCCtctctccaccaccaccaccaccacttcAATCGCAGGCATTTCTTATCCCAAGCAGCCACCGTATCACTTCCCTTGTTTGCTCCTCTTATTCCCCAACCAGCCAATGCTGAAGAGACCCTGTCCGAGTGGGAAAGAGTCTACCTCCCCATCGATCCTGGTGTCGTCCTCCTCGACATCGCCTTCGTCCCCGATGAATTGAACCATG GTTTCCTGCTGGGGACCAGGCAAACCATTTTGGAGACTAAAGATGGTGGAAACACTTGGGTTTCGCGTTCAATATCATCAGCTGAAGATGAGGATTTCAACTATAGATTCAATTCTATTAGCTTCAAAGGAAAGGAAGGATGGATTGTTGGAAAACCAGCCATTTTGCTGTACACCTCGGACGCTGGAGAAACCTGGCAGAGAATACCTCTCAGTGCTCAGCTTCCCGGAGATATG GTATATATAAAAGCAACTGGAGAAAAAAGTGCAGAGATGGTGACTGACGAAGGAGCAATATATATCACATCAAATGGGGGTTATAACTGGAGGGCTGCAGTTCAGGAAACGGTTTCGGCAACTCTTAATAG AACAGTTTCTAGTGGTATTAGCGGTGCAAGTTACTATACAGGCACATTTAATACTGTGAATCGCTCTCCAGATGGAAACTATGTTGCTGTATCAAGCCGTGGTAACTTCTATTTGACTTGGGAACCAGGACAG CCATTCTGGCAGCCACATAatagagcagttgcaagaaggATTCAGAACATGGGATGGAGAGCTGATGGTGGTCTTTGGCTTCTTGTTCGTGGAGGGGGACTTTATCTTAGTAAAGGCGCTGGA ATATCAGAGGATTTTGAAGAAATTCCAGTGCAAAGTCGTGGTTTTGGCATTCTTGACGTCGGGTACCGGTCAAAG GAAGAGGCTTGGGCAGCAGGGGGCAGTGGAGTTCTATTAAGAACCACGAATGGTGGTAAATCATGGACTCGTGACAAAGCTGCTGACAATATCGCTGCAAATCTGTATTCAGTCAA GTTTATCGATGAAAGAAGGGGATTTGTGCTAGGAAATGATGGAGTTTTGCTTCGATATCTTGGATAG